A stretch of Antennarius striatus isolate MH-2024 chromosome 6, ASM4005453v1, whole genome shotgun sequence DNA encodes these proteins:
- the zgc:162730 gene encoding mRNA decay activator protein ZFP36 isoform X2 codes for MSKMLDDIFTKNFVNLTLDDASFPPQSQLKVPGQSRLDRSASFFSPPSPPASSSLSTEHVNYNDNGGLLWPSNIWSQGPVSKQKQLPFRPDRSMSLTECSGNLLSSLKNLEAFPSGPSPTVAPPPGFPPSSTLPPQVQPMVSANRYKTELCRGFQETGSCKYGSKCQFAHGEAELRGLYRHPKYKTEPCRTFYNFGYCPYGSRCHFIHEDKISGAPIQSSKFQNQHQPSATATRHQLRQSVSFAGFLGSSRNSPPPSFPASFNDPNMGFSRAPSVSPPPADLLSPVFGDSLQREAAAFQFGNHQTRASTGDIHSIPLIVEPKASRCVCGHGNNFNSSNIRAFASIEDEHHQDNKLFPGPGGHGGFTKPAGLQRFSSEDSLEDSYSSSSGGSSGTESPTFDGSASKRLTVFERLSLSD; via the coding sequence AACTTTGTGAACTTGACCCTGGACGATGCCTCCTTCCCGCCACAGTCCCAGCTCAAAGTCCCAGGTCAGAGTCGGCTGGACCGGTCGGCCTCCTTcttctcccctccctcccctcccgcCTCCTCAAGCTTGAGCACTGAGCATGTCAATTACAATGACAATGGTGGCCTTTTGTGGCCATCTAATATCTGGAGCCAGGGCCCTGTATCTAAACAAAAGCAGCTGCCCTTCAGGCCCGACCGCTCCATGAGCCTGACGGAGTGCAGCGGCAACCTGCTCTCCTCGCTGAAGAACCTGGAGGCTTTCCCTTCAGGCCCTTCTCCTACTGTGGCTCCACCACCGGGCTTCCCGCCCTCGTCGACCCTCCCACCCCAGGTCCAACCAATGGTGTCCGCTAATCGTTACAAGACTGAACTGTGCCGTGGCTTCCAGGAGACCGGCAGCTGCAAGTATGGCAGCAAGTGCCAGTTTGCCCATGGCGAGGCAGAGCTGCGAGGACTGTACCGCCACCCCAAGTACAAGACCGAGCCCTGCAGAACCTTCTACAACTTCGGCTACTGCCCGTACGGCTCGCGATGCCACTTCATCCACGAGGACAAAATCAGCGGAGCTCCGATACAGTCGAGCAAATTCCAGAATCAGCATCAACCAAGCGCCACGGCAACTCGCCACCAGCTTCGCCAGAGTGTCAGCTTTGCCGGGTTTCTCGGCTCCTCGCGCAACTCGCCTCCTCCATCATTCCCGGCATCCTTCAACGATCCAAACATGGGGTTTAGCCGTGCTCCTTCTGTTTCACCACCCCCTGCTGATCTCCTTTCTCCAGTGTTTGGTGACTCCCTGCAGCGGGAGGCAGCAGCATTCCAGTTTGGCAACCATCAGACCCGTGCCAGCACTGGAGACATCCACAGCATTCCTCTCATTGTGGAGCCAAAGGCTTCGCGCTGTGTGTGCGGCCATGGGAATAACTTTAACAGCAGCAACATCAGAGCCTTCGCCAGCATCGAAGATGAGCACCACCAGGACAACAAGCTGTTTCCTGGTCCTGGAGGCCACGGAGGGTTCACGAAGCCTGCTGGACTCCAGAGATTCTCCTCCGAGGACTCTCTGGAGGAcagctacagcagcagcagcggaggCTCCAGCGGAACCGAGTCTCCAACATTCGACGGGTCGGCCAGCAAGAGGCTGACTGTGTTTGAACGCCTGTCCCTGTCTGACTAA
- the zgc:162730 gene encoding mRNA decay activator protein ZFP36 isoform X1, with protein MSKMLDDIFTKNPCLYGDLLNHLLQNFVNLTLDDASFPPQSQLKVPGQSRLDRSASFFSPPSPPASSSLSTEHVNYNDNGGLLWPSNIWSQGPVSKQKQLPFRPDRSMSLTECSGNLLSSLKNLEAFPSGPSPTVAPPPGFPPSSTLPPQVQPMVSANRYKTELCRGFQETGSCKYGSKCQFAHGEAELRGLYRHPKYKTEPCRTFYNFGYCPYGSRCHFIHEDKISGAPIQSSKFQNQHQPSATATRHQLRQSVSFAGFLGSSRNSPPPSFPASFNDPNMGFSRAPSVSPPPADLLSPVFGDSLQREAAAFQFGNHQTRASTGDIHSIPLIVEPKASRCVCGHGNNFNSSNIRAFASIEDEHHQDNKLFPGPGGHGGFTKPAGLQRFSSEDSLEDSYSSSSGGSSGTESPTFDGSASKRLTVFERLSLSD; from the coding sequence AACCCCTGTCTGTATGGTGACCTGCTCAACCATCTGTTGCAGAACTTTGTGAACTTGACCCTGGACGATGCCTCCTTCCCGCCACAGTCCCAGCTCAAAGTCCCAGGTCAGAGTCGGCTGGACCGGTCGGCCTCCTTcttctcccctccctcccctcccgcCTCCTCAAGCTTGAGCACTGAGCATGTCAATTACAATGACAATGGTGGCCTTTTGTGGCCATCTAATATCTGGAGCCAGGGCCCTGTATCTAAACAAAAGCAGCTGCCCTTCAGGCCCGACCGCTCCATGAGCCTGACGGAGTGCAGCGGCAACCTGCTCTCCTCGCTGAAGAACCTGGAGGCTTTCCCTTCAGGCCCTTCTCCTACTGTGGCTCCACCACCGGGCTTCCCGCCCTCGTCGACCCTCCCACCCCAGGTCCAACCAATGGTGTCCGCTAATCGTTACAAGACTGAACTGTGCCGTGGCTTCCAGGAGACCGGCAGCTGCAAGTATGGCAGCAAGTGCCAGTTTGCCCATGGCGAGGCAGAGCTGCGAGGACTGTACCGCCACCCCAAGTACAAGACCGAGCCCTGCAGAACCTTCTACAACTTCGGCTACTGCCCGTACGGCTCGCGATGCCACTTCATCCACGAGGACAAAATCAGCGGAGCTCCGATACAGTCGAGCAAATTCCAGAATCAGCATCAACCAAGCGCCACGGCAACTCGCCACCAGCTTCGCCAGAGTGTCAGCTTTGCCGGGTTTCTCGGCTCCTCGCGCAACTCGCCTCCTCCATCATTCCCGGCATCCTTCAACGATCCAAACATGGGGTTTAGCCGTGCTCCTTCTGTTTCACCACCCCCTGCTGATCTCCTTTCTCCAGTGTTTGGTGACTCCCTGCAGCGGGAGGCAGCAGCATTCCAGTTTGGCAACCATCAGACCCGTGCCAGCACTGGAGACATCCACAGCATTCCTCTCATTGTGGAGCCAAAGGCTTCGCGCTGTGTGTGCGGCCATGGGAATAACTTTAACAGCAGCAACATCAGAGCCTTCGCCAGCATCGAAGATGAGCACCACCAGGACAACAAGCTGTTTCCTGGTCCTGGAGGCCACGGAGGGTTCACGAAGCCTGCTGGACTCCAGAGATTCTCCTCCGAGGACTCTCTGGAGGAcagctacagcagcagcagcggaggCTCCAGCGGAACCGAGTCTCCAACATTCGACGGGTCGGCCAGCAAGAGGCTGACTGTGTTTGAACGCCTGTCCCTGTCTGACTAA